The window TGCTGGGCAATCGACAATTGCTTTGCAAATTTGAAAATGACCAACGCCAAAATGAGAATGACAGCAACAGAAAAAAACAAACCTACACGATGCCGATTTCGCAGCCACCACGTGCCTGATTTTTTTGGTCGGGAAAAATTCATCCTGTTCTTGGGACAAAAACGCAAAATCGTACTTTTGCGGTCGCTGACAATTTCCACCTCATCGTTGGGATAAAGTTGCAAAACTTGATCCGGGATCAGCTCTTTCCCGTTGATTCGGGTTCTGGTTTTGCTGCGTTTATCGAGAATATAATAGCAACCTTCGCTGTGCACGATTGTAGCGTGACGCCGGGAAATGCTGGCATCTATTTTCCCGCTCGGCGTACGATCGATAACGATGTCATTCAAAAGCCGGTCTCTGCCGATTTTTGTGGTCACCGTGTTGAGTTGATAAACATTTCCGAGATAAGGGCCATAAATCGCAATCAAAAAATGTGGCTCCGAAGATTCTTCTTCAGTTTCAACAGCAGGCTTTTTCGGCTGCTCCTCTGCCGCCATTTCATCAATTTTGTTGACAATTTCTTTTTTAGGCTTGGCAGTCGCCACGTCTTTTTCCGGGGTCTCTGTTTCAACCTCTGACTCCGCGAGATCATCATCATACCCCACCGTGTCAGCCGTTTCTACCGAATGTGCCTCATGCAACTCATTTTCAAATAACAACTTATGCGCCCCTACTTCGATCACGTCTCCGCTTTTGATTTGAGTAGAAGCAATTACATTTTTCCCATTTAAAGTAGTGGTAGTGACGCCATCCAGCGGCTCGAGAAAATAGTGGCTGTTTTTTTTGTAAATAGCAAAATGATGTTCGCGAACACCAATGTCCGCCAGAATTAAATCGTTGTCGCTATGAGAGCCCACCGTGACGCGGCTCTGAAACGGGCGTAGCAAAAATTCTTTATAGGTACGATTATTTCGCTTGACTACGATTCGGGGCATGAAAAACTCCGTTCATAAAATTTCTCAATTGAGCTCGATACTTTTCGGATCAGCAAATGCACAACTGATGAAATCTGTCGCTGTTTGCGGTCTTAAAAATTTTTAGTAAAATTGCCGCACTATTTCCACCGCTATTTCGGATGTCCCCCAAATCTCACCCGGGAAAAAAATATTTTAAAAAATCCCCCTAATCTTTGAATTTTCCGCACATAAACTCGGAAACTTTTTTCAATGAATAATCAATTTGAATTCTATTTTTGCGCTATCAGTGACGCTGGCTTTGAGCTGTCGATTGTAATATCCTGATTTTTCCGCTTTGAAAAAATATTCTCCGG of the Calditrichota bacterium genome contains:
- a CDS encoding FHA domain-containing protein, with the protein product MPRIVVKRNNRTYKEFLLRPFQSRVTVGSHSDNDLILADIGVREHHFAIYKKNSHYFLEPLDGVTTTTLNGKNVIASTQIKSGDVIEVGAHKLLFENELHEAHSVETADTVGYDDDLAESEVETETPEKDVATAKPKKEIVNKIDEMAAEEQPKKPAVETEEESSEPHFLIAIYGPYLGNVYQLNTVTTKIGRDRLLNDIVIDRTPSGKIDASISRRHATIVHSEGCYYILDKRSKTRTRINGKELIPDQVLQLYPNDEVEIVSDRKSTILRFCPKNRMNFSRPKKSGTWWLRNRHRVGLFFSVAVILILALVIFKFAKQLSIAQ